One window of the Triticum dicoccoides isolate Atlit2015 ecotype Zavitan chromosome 3B, WEW_v2.0, whole genome shotgun sequence genome contains the following:
- the LOC119276641 gene encoding uncharacterized protein LOC119276641, with translation MATGVAPEPEKKTVVFPGWVMLDRFGRTYCHGDLDAACEEANKKKTAVEVVTSTGHHCFMSFTFSDHKEGISYLDLHWPLEGSAKSEPPFSVHAYPYLRATDKDLVLFDISLPSQTSFFDLPPDLFVYTAAGPSPWVQRLPLYIEDRERPFLRSNFTTGILRLAHHRFIVADLNVYLGKKEGSHDCSMLAELCVFNSETEEWKVIEEVPAPQPQDQSNGGQFPILWSTDNVLACDGRFLCWVDYLSGVLLSDFSTIDSPVLHFVPFPGGKEYSEEVLLSRCFAGRFRSVSISHGIMRFVHIDNDFHERIHVDWRRRLERSQGHQQPPQKITIWTLNMRGGNSKFEWEPHREINLDCLWAQCDYRALDIGQRLPQFPVICVEDPDALCCLLRDEGTPGKAWMVMLDMNYAYLRSCTPYINQHPYDAGRVDVETHQNFFSNVPLLPTVFSNYLERPSVIRRDGDKVASKPSKKVKLASTPPEVAKKAKLAIHPPVQCEDLESDDWLDFGPVQVKDDVRRWCQVNSAKIGIDGMKMVY, from the exons ATGGCCACAGGAGTCGCGCCAGAGCCGGAGAAGAAGACCGTCGTCTTCCCCGGTTGGGTGATGCTGGATCGCTTCGGCCGCACCTACTGCCACGGCGACCTAGACGCTGCTTGTGAGGAGGCCAATAAGAAGAAGACCGCCGTTGAAGTCGTCACGTCCACCGGCCACCACTGCTTCATGTCATTCACCTTCTCGGATCATAAAGAAGGGATCTCTTACCTCGATCTACACTGGCCGCTGGAAGGCTCAGCCAAATCCGAGCCCCCCTTCAGCGTCCACGCATATCCCTACCTTCGGGCAACCGACAAGGACCTCGTCCTCTTCGACATCTCCCTCCCGAGCCAGACTAGCTTCTTCGACCTGCCGCCAGATCTGTTCGTCTACACGGCCGCCGGTCCTTCCCCCTGGGTGCAGCGGCTCCCTCTGTACATTGAGGACAGGGAAAGGCCGTTCCTGAGGTCTAACTTCACCACGGGCATCCTGCGACTTGCGCACCACCGCTTCATTGTTGCCGACCTCAATGTCTACCTGGGAAAAAAGGAGGGCTCTCACGATTGTTCCATGCTTGCCGAGCTCTGTGTCTTCAACTCCGAGACTGAAGAGTGGAAAGTCATCGAGGAGGTGCCCGCCCCGCAGCCCCAGGACCAGAGCAATGGCGGCCAGTTCCCCATCCTTTGGTCAACCGACAATGTGCTCGCTTGTGACGGCCGTTTCCTCTGCTGGGTCGACTACTTGAGTGGTGTGCTGCTGTCCGACTTCTCCACCATAGACTCCCCGGTGCTCCACTTCGTTCCTTTCCCTGGAGGAAAAGAGTACAGTGAGGAGGTACTCCTCTCAAGGTGCTTTGCGGGGAGATTCCGGAGTGTGTCCATCAGCCATGGCATAATGCGCTTCGTCCACATTGACAATGACTTTCACGAGAGAATCCATGTTGACTGGCGTCGGCGTCTCGAGAGAAGCCAAGGACACCAGCAGCCGCCCCAAAAGATCACCATATGGACTTTGAACATGAGGGGTGGTAACTCCAAGTTTGAGTGGGAGCCACACCGTGAGATCAACCTGGATTGTCTATGGGCGCAATGTGATTACCGGGCTCTGGACATAGGTCAGCGTCTTCCCCAATTCCCAGTCATCTGCGTGGAGGACCCTGATGCCCTGTGCTGCCTGTTGAGGGATGAGGGAACTCCTGGAAAGGCGTGGATGGTCATGCTTGACATGAACTATGCATATCTGCGGTCATGTACTCCATATATCAATCAACACCCCTACGATGCTGGGCGTGTGGATGTGGAAACTCACCAAAACTTCTTCTCTAATGTGCCCCTACTTCCAACCGTCTTCTCCAACTACCTTGAAAGGCCATCAG TGATACGACGGGATGGCGACAAGGTTGCATCTAAACCTTCAAAGAAGGTTAAGCTGGCAAGTACTCCTCCAGAAGTTGCAAAGAAGGCTAAGCTTGCAATTCATCCACCAGTGCAATGTGAAGACCTGGAATCTGATGACTGGTTGGACTTTGGGCCCGTTCAAGTCAAAGACGATGTTCGTCGATGGTGCCAAGTCAATAGCGCAAAAATTGGCATTGATGGGATGAAGATGGTGTACTGA